A DNA window from Comamonas fluminis contains the following coding sequences:
- a CDS encoding MFS transporter produces MSTPAPASEASSSRNLSTVWPMLLCLLTGFALSQAYRTIASIMADGLRTDFGLSAQSLGSFAGLFGLSFGVAQLLMGIGMDIYGLRRTVVLTFPLTIVGAALSAASPSYAWLMLGQLLIGVGCSPAFLACTMFIARHFPTDRFAYFSGMALGIGGLGLLFTGTPLAWLVQHMGWRSGFWLLALLSALSWLLIFFKVHEPALASDTLPKPGFMEALKGFGSLLLLPHTWGIVLLGMVSYASFLTVRGLWLSPMLMDRYQFSLIATGNVALATSLISLFVPSLFGKLDPGPRKRRQRIARFALLMGCIFTALALVHHPIASVALLLLMSAMSGYGTLLYADVRSSYPRETTGRALSIFTMAMFLGAALMQSLSGVVAGLAERHGTDIYLAVMLMIATMLGLGALAYRFIKPSPLLHQATH; encoded by the coding sequence ATGTCCACCCCAGCACCCGCTTCTGAAGCAAGCTCCTCTCGCAATCTGTCCACGGTCTGGCCCATGCTGCTGTGCCTGCTGACGGGCTTTGCGCTCAGTCAGGCCTATCGCACGATTGCGTCCATCATGGCCGATGGGCTGCGCACAGATTTTGGGCTGTCAGCCCAGTCACTGGGCTCGTTTGCGGGGCTGTTCGGCCTGTCGTTCGGCGTGGCCCAGTTGTTGATGGGCATTGGCATGGATATTTACGGGCTGCGCCGCACCGTCGTGCTGACGTTTCCGCTGACCATTGTGGGCGCCGCCTTATCCGCTGCTTCGCCCAGCTATGCATGGCTGATGCTGGGGCAGTTGCTGATCGGCGTGGGCTGCTCGCCCGCGTTTCTGGCCTGCACCATGTTTATTGCCCGCCACTTTCCGACAGATCGCTTTGCCTATTTTTCGGGAATGGCGCTGGGCATTGGCGGCCTGGGCCTGCTGTTCACAGGCACGCCTCTGGCCTGGCTGGTGCAGCACATGGGCTGGCGCAGCGGCTTCTGGCTGCTGGCGCTGCTCAGCGCCCTGTCCTGGCTGCTGATTTTCTTCAAGGTGCATGAACCCGCGCTGGCCAGCGACACTCTGCCCAAGCCCGGGTTTATGGAGGCCCTCAAAGGCTTTGGCAGCCTGCTGCTGCTGCCGCACACCTGGGGCATTGTGCTGCTGGGCATGGTCAGCTATGCCTCGTTCCTCACGGTGCGTGGCCTGTGGCTCAGCCCCATGCTGATGGACCGCTATCAGTTTTCATTGATTGCCACGGGCAATGTTGCACTGGCAACTTCGCTGATTTCGCTGTTTGTGCCTTCGCTGTTCGGCAAACTGGACCCCGGCCCGCGCAAGCGCCGCCAGCGCATTGCCCGCTTTGCGCTGCTGATGGGCTGCATCTTCACCGCCCTGGCGCTGGTGCACCACCCCATCGCCAGCGTGGCCTTGCTGCTACTGATGAGTGCCATGTCGGGCTACGGCACGCTGCTGTATGCCGATGTGCGCTCGTCCTACCCCCGAGAGACCACGGGCCGCGCCCTGTCCATCTTCACCATGGCGATGTTTCTGGGCGCAGCGCTGATGCAGTCGCTGTCTGGCGTGGTGGCAGGTCTGGCCGAGCGCCACGGCACCGATATCTATCTGGCAGTGATGCTGATGATTGCCACCATGCTGGGCCTGGGTGCACTGGCCTATCGCTTCATCAAGCCATCCCCTCTGCTGCATCAGGCCACACATTGA
- a CDS encoding FAD-dependent monooxygenase, whose product MNKQVLIAGGGIGGLAAAIAAAKADWDVRLFERATQFSEVGAGIQLGPNVVRKLQAWGLQRPLQQVVATPSALRACSAVSGLELGSLPLGAETVSRYGASYATIHRADLHQLLLNALQGLPEVHLNLNQTVTSYTEQDGVVTIRTSHNKLIEGDALIGADGVRSAIRSQMLGDGPPRVTGHLAYRAMVHQAQLPKRLRTHEVTAWLGPNLHAIQYPVRRGELQNLVVIVQGPAPEDLDHWDHSVNLPDLLKHLKGTCAYLQDLVQHVPDAGGEWRLWPVADRVPVSSSAQMAQGLVALLGDAAHPMRPYLAQGAGMAIEDAAELQSALSMHDLDVSLRLRRYALNRWQRNARVQERSLRNGRIFHSTGVVRWGRDMSLRALGGRIMDVPWLYEG is encoded by the coding sequence ATGAACAAACAGGTGTTGATTGCGGGCGGTGGCATTGGCGGTCTGGCGGCGGCCATTGCAGCGGCGAAGGCTGACTGGGATGTGCGTCTGTTTGAAAGAGCGACGCAGTTTTCCGAAGTGGGCGCAGGGATTCAGCTGGGCCCGAATGTGGTGCGCAAACTGCAGGCCTGGGGGCTGCAGCGCCCTTTGCAGCAAGTGGTGGCCACACCCTCGGCATTGCGGGCTTGCAGTGCAGTCAGCGGGCTGGAGCTGGGAAGCCTGCCTCTGGGGGCGGAAACCGTGAGCCGATATGGTGCCAGCTACGCAACCATTCACCGCGCCGATCTGCATCAGCTGCTGCTGAATGCCTTGCAGGGCTTGCCTGAAGTTCATCTGAACCTGAACCAGACGGTGACCAGCTATACCGAGCAAGATGGTGTGGTCACCATTCGCACCAGCCACAACAAGCTGATTGAAGGCGATGCCCTGATTGGCGCGGATGGCGTGCGCAGCGCCATTCGCTCGCAGATGCTGGGTGATGGGCCGCCGCGTGTCACAGGCCATCTGGCCTATCGCGCCATGGTGCATCAGGCGCAGTTGCCAAAGCGTTTGCGCACGCATGAGGTTACCGCCTGGCTGGGGCCGAATCTGCACGCCATTCAGTACCCTGTGCGCCGTGGCGAGTTGCAGAACCTGGTGGTGATTGTTCAGGGGCCGGCTCCTGAAGATCTGGACCACTGGGATCACTCCGTCAATCTGCCGGATTTGCTCAAGCACTTGAAAGGCACTTGCGCTTATCTGCAGGACCTGGTGCAGCATGTTCCCGATGCGGGTGGGGAATGGCGGCTGTGGCCCGTGGCTGATCGCGTTCCCGTGTCGTCTTCAGCCCAGATGGCGCAGGGCCTGGTCGCTTTGCTTGGCGATGCGGCCCACCCCATGCGACCCTATCTGGCGCAAGGCGCTGGCATGGCGATTGAGGATGCGGCAGAGCTGCAAAGTGCGCTGTCCATGCATGATCTGGATGTGAGCCTGCGCCTGCGCCGTTATGCACTGAACCGCTGGCAGCGCAATGCCAGGGTGCAGGAGCGATCTCTGCGCAATGGGCGCATCTTTCACTCCACCGGTGTGGTGCGCTGGGGGCGCGATATGTCGCTGCGCGCCTTGGGGGGCCGCATCATGGATGTGCCCTGGCTGTATGAAGGCTAG
- a CDS encoding H-NS family nucleoid-associated regulatory protein: protein MSTYKELLKQREDLEQQINEARTRELADAVAKVRNLIAEYGLTADDVFPPVRARASSNAGAKVAPKYRDPATGQTWTGRGKPPKWIADQDREKFAI, encoded by the coding sequence ATGAGTACTTACAAGGAACTACTGAAGCAGCGAGAAGACCTCGAGCAGCAAATCAACGAAGCTCGTACACGCGAGCTGGCTGATGCTGTGGCCAAGGTTCGCAATCTGATTGCCGAATACGGTCTCACTGCTGATGATGTCTTCCCCCCTGTACGTGCGCGCGCATCTTCCAATGCAGGTGCCAAGGTTGCCCCCAAGTATCGTGACCCCGCAACGGGTCAGACTTGGACCGGCCGCGGCAAGCCACCAAAGTGGATTGCAGACCAGGATCGCGAAAAATTCGCTATCTAA
- a CDS encoding hemolysin family protein — MDFLLIALLTLLNGVFAMSELALASSRKARLLALAETGDKGAQAALALLENPTQFLSSVQVGITSIGLLNGILGEAAFSDGLAQWLISLGISDKAASISATAIVVTAITFITIIFGELVPKRIGQLYPELVSTVIARPMTWVASIAKPFVRLLAFSTHGVLTLLRINESQSRTVTEEEISASLEEGREAGLIEENEHQMVQNVFHLDDRPLTSLMVPRADVHWLDADMTVAQALVAAADGQEMGGHSWYPVCKGSLDEVLGIISVSTLLAMGKNSQVLLREQVLAPSFLPETLSGMELLDQLRAKTGRMVFVVDEYGVLQGIMTPTDLLEAITGELRPVEENEAWATKREDGSWLLDGLMPIAEMKARLSIRELPDEDKGRYNTVAGLWLAESGHLPVLGERVLCAGWIFEVVDLDGKRIDKILAIPKI; from the coding sequence ATGGATTTTCTGCTGATCGCATTGCTCACGCTGCTCAATGGGGTGTTCGCGATGTCGGAATTGGCACTGGCCTCCAGCCGCAAGGCCCGTTTGCTGGCGCTGGCTGAAACCGGCGACAAGGGCGCGCAGGCTGCACTGGCTCTTCTTGAGAACCCCACCCAGTTTCTCTCTTCGGTGCAGGTGGGGATCACGTCGATTGGCCTGCTCAACGGTATTTTGGGTGAGGCTGCATTCAGTGATGGCCTTGCACAGTGGCTGATATCTCTGGGAATATCAGACAAAGCCGCCTCTATATCGGCCACCGCTATCGTTGTAACTGCTATTACATTTATAACGATTATCTTTGGGGAACTGGTCCCTAAACGTATCGGTCAGTTATATCCAGAGCTGGTTTCTACCGTCATTGCACGTCCTATGACGTGGGTTGCATCCATAGCCAAACCCTTTGTGCGCCTGCTGGCATTCTCCACGCATGGGGTTTTGACACTGCTCAGAATTAATGAATCGCAAAGCAGAACGGTGACCGAGGAGGAAATATCAGCCAGTTTGGAAGAGGGGCGGGAAGCAGGTCTGATTGAGGAGAATGAGCATCAGATGGTGCAAAACGTTTTCCATCTGGATGACCGTCCATTGACCTCTTTGATGGTGCCACGGGCCGATGTGCACTGGCTGGATGCGGATATGACAGTCGCCCAGGCATTGGTGGCTGCGGCAGATGGCCAGGAAATGGGAGGGCACTCTTGGTATCCGGTCTGTAAAGGTTCCCTGGATGAGGTGCTTGGCATCATCAGTGTGTCAACCTTGCTGGCCATGGGAAAGAATTCCCAAGTACTTTTGCGAGAGCAGGTGCTTGCTCCATCTTTTTTGCCGGAAACCCTGAGCGGGATGGAACTGCTGGATCAGCTGCGTGCCAAAACAGGGCGCATGGTGTTCGTGGTGGATGAGTACGGGGTTCTGCAAGGCATCATGACGCCTACTGATTTGCTGGAAGCCATTACTGGTGAGTTGCGACCTGTTGAGGAAAATGAAGCTTGGGCCACCAAACGAGAAGACGGCTCCTGGCTGCTTGATGGGCTGATGCCTATTGCAGAAATGAAAGCACGGCTGTCAATTCGTGAGCTGCCTGATGAAGATAAGGGCCGCTATAACACCGTGGCGGGTTTATGGCTGGCAGAAAGCGGCCATCTTCCCGTATTAGGCGAGCGTGTGCTGTGTGCGGGCTGGATATTCGAGGTGGTCGATTTGGATGGCAAGCGAATCGACAAAATTCTGGCTATCCCCAAAATTTAA
- a CDS encoding symmetrical bis(5'-nucleosyl)-tetraphosphatase has product MALYCIGDIQGCDDAFAQLLQTVDFSASRDTLYVLGDLVNRGPKSAEVLRRCMQAGDSMRALLGNHDLHLLAASQGLRRQSKRDTLAQVLDAPDRMALLDWLRQQPLARLHTNARGENLLMVHAGVLPQWSLQQAMALNQEVQAVLQSPDFARFLQNMYGNLPDRWSADLQGDDRLRCIVNAFTRLRFCSAEGVMDFESAESADHAPEGLMPWFDVPGRATADTPMAFGHWSTLGHINRPDLMAMDTGCVWGGCLSMMRIGNHMGERELIQLQCPQAQVPGGKG; this is encoded by the coding sequence ATGGCACTTTACTGCATTGGAGATATCCAGGGCTGCGACGACGCCTTCGCACAATTACTTCAAACCGTGGATTTCTCCGCAAGTCGGGACACACTTTATGTGCTCGGCGACCTCGTCAATCGTGGCCCAAAATCTGCCGAGGTACTGCGTCGCTGCATGCAGGCCGGTGACTCCATGCGTGCGCTGCTGGGCAACCACGACCTGCATCTGCTTGCGGCCTCCCAAGGCCTGCGCCGCCAGAGCAAGCGCGACACGCTGGCACAGGTGCTGGATGCGCCAGACCGCATGGCCCTGCTTGACTGGCTGCGCCAGCAGCCGCTGGCACGCCTGCACACCAATGCGCGGGGAGAGAACCTGCTGATGGTGCACGCGGGTGTGCTGCCGCAGTGGAGCCTGCAGCAAGCCATGGCGCTAAACCAGGAAGTGCAGGCAGTTTTGCAAAGCCCGGACTTCGCCCGCTTTTTGCAGAATATGTACGGCAATCTGCCGGATCGCTGGTCTGCCGATCTGCAGGGTGATGACCGCCTGCGCTGCATCGTCAATGCCTTCACCCGCCTGCGCTTTTGCAGTGCAGAAGGCGTGATGGATTTTGAGAGTGCGGAATCCGCCGATCATGCCCCGGAGGGCCTGATGCCCTGGTTTGATGTGCCGGGCCGTGCCACGGCTGATACCCCCATGGCTTTTGGCCACTGGTCCACCCTGGGCCATATCAACCGCCCAGATTTGATGGCCATGGATACCGGATGCGTCTGGGGTGGTTGCCTGAGCATGATGCGCATTGGCAATCACATGGGTGAGCGCGAGTTGATTCAGCTGCAATGCCCCCAGGCACAGGTGCCGGGCGGCAAGGGCTGA
- a CDS encoding DEAD/DEAH box helicase: MTSSFSNLHLAEPLARAVADMGYESMTPIQAQAIPVVLTGKDVMGAAQTGTGKTAAFSLPLLQRLMRHENASASPARHPVRALVLLPTRELADQVAQQIALYAKHTKLRSTVVFGGMDMKPQTIELKKGVEVLVATPGRLLDHIEAKNVVLNQVEYVVLDEADRMLDIGFLPDLQRILSHLPKARTTLLFSATFSPEIKRLANSYLQDPVTIEVARPNETASTVEQRFYKVTDDDKRYAIRSVLKEREIRQAFIFSNSKLGCARLTRALERDGLRAAALHGDKSQDERLKALEAFKAGEVDLLVCTDVAARGLDIKDVPAVFNYDVPFNAEDYVHRIGRTGRAGASGLAVTLVTDHDARHVSDIEKLTKKKIDVEPAPMSDFRPARRSRSEEEFRPRREREFDGAARSSSHAHRPSRMAQRPANVDPFFDKPYEASSVAETAAWDHKTAAPVKSASIKPKRKIAALFRAPVVAAS, encoded by the coding sequence ATGACAAGCTCTTTCTCCAATCTTCATTTGGCCGAGCCCTTGGCACGCGCTGTTGCCGACATGGGCTACGAGTCCATGACTCCCATCCAGGCGCAGGCCATTCCGGTCGTACTGACTGGCAAGGACGTCATGGGCGCTGCCCAGACAGGCACGGGCAAAACGGCTGCTTTCTCGCTGCCCTTGCTGCAGCGCCTGATGCGCCACGAAAATGCTTCCGCATCGCCAGCCCGCCACCCTGTGCGCGCTCTGGTGCTGCTGCCCACGCGTGAACTGGCTGACCAGGTGGCCCAGCAGATCGCGCTGTATGCCAAGCACACCAAGCTGCGCAGCACCGTGGTGTTTGGTGGCATGGACATGAAGCCCCAGACCATCGAGCTGAAAAAAGGCGTCGAAGTGCTGGTGGCCACGCCCGGCCGTCTGCTGGACCACATCGAAGCCAAGAATGTGGTGCTCAACCAGGTGGAATATGTGGTGCTGGACGAGGCTGACCGCATGCTGGATATCGGCTTCCTGCCCGATCTGCAGCGCATTCTGTCCCACCTGCCCAAGGCGCGTACCACGCTGCTGTTCTCGGCCACGTTCTCGCCCGAGATCAAGCGTCTGGCCAATAGCTATCTGCAGGACCCTGTGACCATCGAGGTTGCACGCCCCAACGAAACCGCTTCGACGGTGGAGCAGCGCTTCTACAAGGTCACGGATGACGACAAGCGTTACGCGATTCGCTCCGTCCTCAAGGAGCGCGAGATTCGCCAGGCCTTTATCTTCTCCAACAGCAAGCTGGGCTGTGCGCGCCTGACCCGTGCCCTGGAGCGTGATGGTTTGCGTGCTGCAGCCCTGCATGGCGACAAGAGCCAGGACGAGCGTCTGAAAGCTCTCGAAGCCTTCAAGGCTGGTGAGGTGGACTTGCTGGTCTGTACCGATGTGGCCGCCCGCGGCCTGGACATCAAGGACGTGCCCGCAGTTTTCAACTACGACGTTCCTTTCAACGCCGAAGACTATGTTCACCGCATTGGCCGTACCGGTCGTGCAGGCGCCTCGGGTCTGGCCGTCACGCTGGTGACCGACCACGATGCGCGCCATGTGTCCGATATTGAAAAGCTGACCAAGAAGAAGATCGATGTGGAGCCCGCACCCATGTCGGACTTCCGCCCCGCCCGTCGCAGCCGCAGCGAAGAGGAATTCCGTCCTCGCCGTGAACGCGAGTTTGATGGCGCCGCTCGTAGCAGCAGCCATGCCCATCGCCCATCGCGCATGGCACAGCGCCCCGCCAATGTCGATCCTTTCTTTGACAAGCCTTATGAGGCCAGCAGCGTCGCAGAGACAGCTGCCTGGGATCACAAGACTGCCGCGCCCGTCAAGAGCGCCAGCATCAAGCCCAAGCGCAAGATTGCAGCGCTGTTCAGGGCGCCCGTAGTGGCCGCTTCCTGA
- the ypfJ gene encoding KPN_02809 family neutral zinc metallopeptidase has translation MKWEGNRESDNVEDRRGSDGGGGGGGFPIGGRGIGIGTVVLALIGWGVFGINPLTTIGVLSGGGSPQVQQQAPAQRPAGNDQGAKFVSTVLASTEDVWTQIFREGGAQYRNPKLVLYTGVTRTACGTGQAAMGPFYCPGDQKVYLDMDFFNTMSRQLGAPGQFAQAYVIAHEVGHHVQNLLGVSDKVDAMRGRVSEREQNAASVRLELQADCLAGIWANKSQQAKSWLEQGDIESAMNAAQQIGDDKLQREATGTVRPDSFTHGSSAQRVRWFTQGYKTGSMKACDTFSAQSL, from the coding sequence ATGAAATGGGAAGGAAACCGCGAGTCAGACAATGTGGAAGACCGCCGAGGCTCGGACGGTGGCGGCGGTGGTGGCGGCTTTCCCATTGGTGGCCGCGGCATTGGCATTGGCACCGTGGTGCTGGCCCTGATTGGCTGGGGTGTCTTCGGCATCAACCCGCTGACAACGATTGGCGTGCTCTCTGGCGGCGGCTCGCCCCAGGTGCAGCAGCAGGCGCCTGCACAGCGTCCTGCAGGCAATGACCAGGGCGCCAAATTTGTCTCTACCGTGCTGGCTTCGACGGAGGATGTCTGGACACAGATCTTCCGTGAGGGCGGCGCCCAGTATCGCAACCCCAAGCTGGTGCTCTATACGGGCGTCACGCGCACGGCTTGCGGCACCGGGCAGGCAGCCATGGGGCCGTTTTACTGCCCTGGTGACCAGAAGGTCTATCTGGACATGGACTTCTTCAACACCATGAGCCGCCAGCTGGGCGCGCCCGGCCAGTTTGCGCAGGCCTATGTGATTGCCCACGAAGTGGGGCACCATGTGCAGAATCTGCTGGGGGTTTCCGACAAGGTGGACGCCATGCGTGGCCGCGTCAGCGAGCGTGAGCAGAATGCGGCTTCCGTGCGTCTGGAACTGCAGGCCGACTGCCTGGCTGGTATCTGGGCCAACAAGTCCCAGCAGGCCAAGAGCTGGCTGGAGCAGGGCGATATTGAGTCGGCCATGAACGCTGCGCAGCAAATTGGTGACGACAAGCTGCAGCGTGAAGCCACAGGCACGGTGCGCCCCGACAGCTTCACCCACGGCTCCAGTGCCCAGCGTGTGCGCTGGTTCACCCAAGGCTACAAGACGGGCAGCATGAAGGCTTGCGATACGTTCTCCGCGCAGTCGCTGTAA